The genomic stretch ACAACCTCGAAATCGCGGTGTAAGTGCCGCATAAAACACCTAAAGGCACACCAATCAAGGAGGAGATTAAAAATCCCCAGAAAATGACTTGAATGCTTTGCCATAAACTTTGATGCAGCCACAAGCCATCCTTCTGGGCAGGTGGTGTGATAAAACTGGTATAAAGCGCTTGTGCTACCTCATGCGGCGCAGGGAGGTACACTGGATTCGATGGCTGACCCACGGGCAAAGCTTTATTTGCAGAGGCTGCGTCCGTGAGTTCTTGTTTAAAAACCTGCTTTTCCACCAGCATATCCACTTGAAAATAATCAACCGAACCAGGCTCACTAATCAACACCATAGGATGCCAAACACTCGGGAGATAACTGACTGCACACCAGATCAACAAAGGCAACAGAAATGAGCCTATCCCCAAGAGTGATCGCTTACGTGGCGACAGCTCCTGACGTACGACAAACCATGAAGATAGACGCATGCTGTTATTCCTTAATACTCAGTGATTGATGCTTAATTATTTTTCAAGAGATGGATCAATGGCTTTGTTTAAGTCACTTGGTTTTTTATACACCGCGTACTTCACATTAAAGTCATCCGCAATCTTGCTGGAACCATAAAGCGACTTAAACCCATCGGCCTTTACAAATACCTTTTTGCCTTCTTCTAAACTCAATAAATGCGTCCCTTTTAACAAAGGCAAATAAGCTTCTGGCTTAAGACCAACACGCGCCGACATAATCTTCACGGCATCAGGCTGTGTTTTTGGGTCATTGATGTATGTCACAACCCGGCCCCAAACCTTCACCACCTTTTCCCAATCCGCATGACGTGCCGCCAAACTTGCTGGACTGACTGTCAATACGTCATAAACCAAACCAGGCTCATCTGCAGATGTATAGATTGGCTTAGCTCCCGGGACGCGCTTCATCGCTTCACCCGAGTTAGGTTGCCATGCACCAATGGCCGCTAAATCGCCTGATGCCAATGCCTGAGGTGTTTCGTTTGTTTTGGTGTTCACAATAGTGACGTCTGACTCTTTCAAGCCGGCTTTTTCTAAGCCGTTTAACAACAATAAATGTTCAACAAAACCCGTTTCCAATCCTATTT from Candidatus Methylopumilus turicensis encodes the following:
- a CDS encoding ABC transporter substrate-binding protein; its protein translation is MFSVNCHSFKKAVLGISLPLALMLSSVGQAAPLKIGYSDWPGWVAWQVAIEKGWFKEAGVDVKFDWFDYSASMDAFTAGKIDGVTLTNGDALVTGASGAKNVMILVTDYSNGNDMIVAKPGIKSLKDLKGKKIGLETGFVEHLLLLNGLEKAGLKESDVTIVNTKTNETPQALASGDLAAIGAWQPNSGEAMKRVPGAKPIYTSADEPGLVYDVLTVSPASLAARHADWEKVVKVWGRVVTYINDPKTQPDAVKIMSARVGLKPEAYLPLLKGTHLLSLEEGKKVFVKADGFKSLYGSSKIADDFNVKYAVYKKPSDLNKAIDPSLEK